The Ananas comosus cultivar F153 unplaced genomic scaffold, ASM154086v1, whole genome shotgun sequence nucleotide sequence TTTTAACTCTTTCCTTTTTCCCGTGCAGACAATTGGAAAGGCTGTAGGAGACTGGTTTTACGGTCGCAGTGCCTTTCAGAAGATCGACTGCCCTTACCCGTGTGACTCCACTTGCCATAACCGCATATTTGAGGACTACTCGGCCGCATAGCAATTACAGTACCCTTGCCTCTTATTCTCATTCATTATATTGTATCTGTTCGAGTAATTTATGCTCAAAATTGAGCAAGTGCTAAAGAATAATCTCTTCAAGAATAACAAAATGTATAAGAATTTGACTTCACGGGTACTTTCAATCAAAGTTCTTTTATTTGTCCGGCAGATCTGCATGAGATTAAATTCTTTATTTCTGGGGTGTTAAGGAGACACCATTTGATATCTAAAGAGACACTTTGGTGAAATAAAGCGATGATATTCAGATAAAGCTAAtctttatatagaaaatatcaTATTCACAATATTTACCACCACCACCCTCCCGTAGAAGTATATCTAGTACATGAGGAAGAATTTAGAAGTGTTTTTCCCTGACAAAACCTTAGGCAACACTATGCCTACGTACGTAGCTACCTCAAATGGATCGCGACCGGTCTAACAAGTCAGTAAGCTAAGCccaaacaacaaaataaaagattgtTAAGATTCAGATTTGGTAGGGGTGCGCCAGGCCCATGCAGCAGTGCAACGCATGGGCGACGCGCGAGGGCCCCGGCAGCGAGCTACCGTGGGTGGGCCCTCCCccacataaaaattaatttaatatcgaGGTGGGCGCATGGCCCACGTATCAGATATTAAACTGATAAGAACAGATACTACACTTGATCTTAGCCAAAAGGCCGAGAAAGGTATGCTTTGCTGAATGGGCCTCGGTCCGCGCTTAATTCCCACCGCCCGATGATAGCTGTTCACCGCTTTCGATGTGGGACTTTTCCTTTCTCTGCTGTTGCCTGTTGGCTGTTGGCATAGACGGGAAGTAAAAGAAGACGAGAAGAAGGGAGGCGGTGAGAAGATGAGACCCGAGCTCAAACTGCGTCGATCCGACATCCTCCTCTTCGAACGGGTCCGTTTGCCCCTGTGCTGGTTCTTCTATGAGTATGACTGCCTCCGGTCTCCAGTCTCCACCGCCTTGCTAGGGTTTTACTTGCAATTTCCCAACCGCACCCAAAACCCAAACTAGTGACCTAAAGTAGTCCTCCACCATTTCATTTCTCTTCGATCGCTCCTTCTCCTTCTGCTTCTCTCCGAGATGGCGGCGTCGGGCATGACCGGGCAGGGCTCGAGCTTGAAGAGGCGGGAGtcgacggcggcgacgagggaGGGGGATCAGCTCATTATCACCCCGCTGGGGGCCGGCAGTGAAGTGGGCCGCTCCTGCGTCTACATGTCCTACAAGGGGAAGATCGTCTTggtgggttgggttgggttgggttgggttgcaTTCTCGTTTGAGGGAGGTTTACGAACTAACTGAGTATTTCTTTCGGATTCTGATTCTGGTTTACAGTTCGATTGTGGGATACATCCGGCGTACTCCGGCATGGCCGCCCTGCCTTACTTCGATGAGATTGATCCTTCAACCATAGATGTGCTTCTCGTTACTCAGTATGCCTTGCTTTCTCTTTGCTCTGTCTTTCATTTCATCCCATAAGTACCCAAACTATATGTacacattattatttttcttattctttaaaTTTCCTCTTATGCTTTTATCGCCTCTTATTTTCGGGATATCCTCGTGAAATCAAATGTAAACAGACTCTAATATGATAGCCATGTAATTGATTTGCAGCTTTCACCTTGATCATGCTGCGTCATTGCCATACTTCTTAGAGAAGGTATGCTTCGTTTTCTCTCACGTTGATCTAACTATCATACTTCTTGAACCTTGTAATCCTAATAGACAATCTGATTCTCAGACCACTTTCAAAGGGAGAGTTTTTATGACTCATGCAACAAAGGCCATTTACAAGCTGCTTCTGTCGGATTATGTCAAAGTGAGCAAAGTTTCTGTTGAGGATATGCTATATGATGAGCAAGACATTCTCCGCTCAATGGATAAGATAGAGGTACGTTAGTTGCCATTAGCTGGTTTTGAGGTAGTTTATGCTGATCCTATGCAATGCATAGATTCTGGAGGGTGATTTGATTGTTAAGTTTGAAGGGCGTGAATATGCCATCAACATGTTATTTGAGTGACATTTAGGACAAATTCTTTCGGGTTGGTTGTAAATTTATTGGATAGATGTAGGCATAGCAGAAAATTTGTGCATAAGATACTCCGCATCTCTGGTTTTTCGACTGTGAAATGAAAATGGCTTcatgataatttttaatctacCTTGCGTGCTAAAAACATAATTATCACATGAGTATCCTTGGCTTTTATCagaatgtacaaatttatatgaGTGAGGAAAGTTTTCAGTGCACCAGTTTATCATGCGGCTTCTACAAtgagccattaaaaattgttagtACATAAGACAAAGCTCGTCAAccatatgttttctttttaccACTCCTTGCTTTTCGAAATAACTAAGTACCTGTATTCTTTCCTCCATTCATCCAATCAGGGGGGAACTTTTGTAATATGACTGCCAAGTGGTTTCAGCATTACACGACGTCTTCTCAGTACTGTGTACTGCTCCCACTTTGATAAAAATATTGGTCTGTGAgttttcttttgatttgatataaCAGCTGCAGATAGGTGATCTTCTGTGGTACTGGTCTGATATGACTGGAGGGAGTTCGTAGGGGGTTTATAGGGTCAGTGATAAAATAGAAGAGTTTTGAGTCGACAAAATGTTAGATGCCCAGTCTCTTGTGTTTTAATTCTCATTTCCTTTCTCGGAATAGATTAAATTAGTCATTTCTACTCTTATGTGAGCATTAGTTTTTCCGCAGTTTGTGTTGGACATCCAAGTGGTCTGCTGTCTGCAAGGCCTGCCCTGAAATATGTATAAGTTATTTGGAAGGTTTAGACAACTTACTATTATTGACAGAAATCGCACATgtgaaaatataaagttttcCTTCATGAGTGTAAGTATCCTGTTGCAGTGTCTTAGTATATAAAAAATGCGCGTAGCATGATAAATTCATGAGAAGATGCCTTACAATCTTGATTTGCTTTGGTGGTGAGGATGTACTCTCTGGTGAGAAATATGTGGTAAGGTGtgtcagggaaaaaaaaaaaagaagagggacTTCTTTTTGACTTCTCATGTCTTCGTCCTCTTGCTGGTGCTTAACAAGCTTTGTGAAAGGTGAACTAAACAAGGTGAATATACTGATGTCTCTCTCTGCAGGTGATCGATTTCCACCAGACGCTAGAGGTGAACGGGATCCGTTTCTGGTGCTACACTGCAGGCCATGTCCTTGGCGCCGCAATGTTCATGGTCGACATCGCTGGAGTGCGGGTCCTATACACGGGCGACTACTCCCGTGAGGAGGATCGTCACCTTCTCGCTGCTGAGATCCCCCAGTTCTCCCCTGACATCTGTATCATCGAGTCCACGTACGGCGTTCAGCTCCACCAGCCACGTCTGGCCCGTGAGAAACGCTTCACCGAAATCATTCACTCCACCGTCTCCCAGGGCGGCCGTGTCCTCATCCCTGCTTTCGCCCTCGGGAGAGCCCAAGAGCTTCTTCTCATTCTTGATGAATACTGGTCCAATCACCCCGATCTCCATAACATTCCAATATATTATGCCTCCCCTCTTGCCAAGAGGTGTATGGCTGTCTACCAGACCTACATAAATTCCATGAATGAGAGGATAAGGAACCAGTTTGCAAAGTCCAACCCTTTCGATTTCAAGCACATATCTCCATTGAAGAGCatagagaatttcaatgatgtGGGCCCATCAGTGGTGATGGCCAGCCCAGGTAGCCTACAGAGCGGGCTTTCCCGGCAGCTATTTGATAAATGGTGCTCAGATAAGAAAAATGCCTGTGTCCTTCCGGGGTATGTCATGGAAGGGACGCTCGCGAAGACCATCATTAATGAACCGAAGGAAGTCACCCTCATGAATGGGCTCACTGCCCCTCTCAACATGCAGGTCTACTACATCTCCTTCTCCGCCCATGCAGATTTCGCTCAGACAAGCGCCTTCTTGAATGAGCTAATGCCGCCCAACATTATTCTTGTACATGGAGAAGCTAATGAGATGGCACGGCTCAAGCAGAACCTTATAACTCAGTTCACTGGTACAAATACAAAGATCATATCCCCCAAGAACTGCCAATCTGTGGAGATGTACTTTAGTTCTGAGAAGATGGCTAAAACTATTGGACGGCTGGCCGAGAAGGTACCGGATGTTGGGGAGACTGTAAGCGGCTTACTTGTCAAGAAGGGCTTCACGTATCAGATTATGGCGCCAGAGGACCTCCATGTATTCTCACAGCTATCGACAGCTAATATTACCCAAAGGATCTCTGTCCCTTATTCGGGCTCGTTCGAAGTCATAAAGTATAGGCTAAAGCAAATTTACGAGAGTGTTGAATCCCCATCTCAAGAGGCTGATGCCCCTACTTTGGTTGTGCACGAAAGGGTCACTATAAAGCAAGAGTCGGAGAATTACGTGACGATGCAGTGGTCCTCCGATCCAATAAGTGATATGGTTTCTGATTCTGTTGTGGCTATGATCTTGAATATTAACCGAGAAGGCCCTAAGGTGACCCCAGTAGAGGAAGCTACCAGGACTCAGGAAGAGACGGAAAAGATGGCACACAAGGTAATATATGCTCTGATGGTCTCTCTCTTTGGGGATGTCAAAGTTGCGGAGGAAGGGAAGTTGGTTATTACCGTGGACGGGGATGTGGCACAGCTGAATGGCAAGAATGGTGAGGTGGAATGCGAGAACGAGGGGTTGAAGGAAAGGGTGAGGATGGCATTTCGGAGGATTCAGGGTGCTGTGAGACCGATTCCTCTTACCGCATAATTTCTGGCCTTAGTTTTTGGAGGATACTTTTGTTGTTAATGGATATACCGGACCGAAGCCAAGTGATAAATGTTTCATGAACTACGTATTTTATATTCACTGATATTAATTACTCGCACCAAAGAGCATTGTGTCCCTGCAGCTTAGCTTTTGTCAATATTTTCAGTTTTGAGAGTATTTTTGATaatgagtagagctactatgctgtCGGAAACATGGAGTATCtgatgcttttgatttttttgccTTTAGATTAGCttatttgatcatttctaatctttaaattaatactattatcatGTGTGGACCACTCTACTTTAGGGGTACTAGTCAACCTTAGGGGGGAATTGTAATTATTTCAACCATATCATttttgatccaagggtcaaaaagtcgaaagcatTAAATTCTCTATACTTTTGATAACATAGGAGCTCTATGCGCTTTGATAATTGTGTTGAAGCTTGCAACTGCTTTCTGAGTACATTGGAGTACGGTTGTTGTAACTTACCATGATCTATTGCTTAAGTAGCAATGAGTATCTCATGCACTACTCTGCAAGTAACTCTGTTATGTTTTGCATTGCATTAGGGGCAACAGACGGACAGTGCGGTCTGTATATGTATAATTTTGCATTTTGTAGCTCTCTTTTGTTGTCTGCAGCATGTACATGATCACTTACATGACGGCGCTCAGAAGAGTTTATTTGGTTCTCAATCACACACACAGGATGATAGAGAACGATGTTTGTTTGTAATACGCTAGTCAAAGAAATGCAAATGGTGCATACAGGTTCGAGCAGCAAGGAACGCCAAATAAAGATCAATCCAAAGATTTCCAGAACAGTAATAGCCCATGATgatgaaaagaaagagaaagtctTGAGATACAGCTGATGGAGCACAGGtgtgaaaaagaagaaggcTGAACCGAACCCTAACTAATTAAGATAATGTCCGTGTCCACGTCCTCCTCGATAATATGTTTCGTGTTCTGGGGCACTGGGAGACATGGTATAGGTGCTGTGTTATACTAGACTCGGCCGTCCCAGAGGCACTCGAGGGCGGCAGAGGGCCGTTGGAGGATGCGGGCGACGTCGGGAGGGGGGTTGAGGCCCATGGCGGCGGCGCGCTCCCACCTCTGCAGCCGGCCGAGCCCGATGCAGGGCCCGTACCTCATGTCCATGTCGAACTGCCTCagcctctcctcttcttctccgtaGTCATCTGAACGAACCAACGAACGAGCGAgtaatctaatattttatttatatataattatataatatatcatcagGGTAGGTTTTCAAATTatagaggagaggagaggagaggagaggagaggggttGGGGGAGGAGAGGGCTCTAACCCACCTACGAGATCCAA carries:
- the LOC109704635 gene encoding cleavage and polyadenylation specificity factor subunit 3-I-like, which translates into the protein MAASGMTGQGSSLKRRESTAATREGDQLIITPLGAGSEVGRSCVYMSYKGKIVLFDCGIHPAYSGMAALPYFDEIDPSTIDVLLVTHFHLDHAASLPYFLEKTTFKGRVFMTHATKAIYKLLLSDYVKVSKVSVEDMLYDEQDILRSMDKIEVIDFHQTLEVNGIRFWCYTAGHVLGAAMFMVDIAGVRVLYTGDYSREEDRHLLAAEIPQFSPDICIIESTYGVQLHQPRLAREKRFTEIIHSTVSQGGRVLIPAFALGRAQELLLILDEYWSNHPDLHNIPIYYASPLAKRCMAVYQTYINSMNERIRNQFAKSNPFDFKHISPLKSIENFNDVGPSVVMASPGSLQSGLSRQLFDKWCSDKKNACVLPGYVMEGTLAKTIINEPKEVTLMNGLTAPLNMQVYYISFSAHADFAQTSAFLNELMPPNIILVHGEANEMARLKQNLITQFTGTNTKIISPKNCQSVEMYFSSEKMAKTIGRLAEKVPDVGETVSGLLVKKGFTYQIMAPEDLHVFSQLSTANITQRISVPYSGSFEVIKYRLKQIYESVESPSQEADAPTLVVHERVTIKQESENYVTMQWSSDPISDMVSDSVVAMILNINREGPKVTPVEEATRTQEETEKMAHKVIYALMVSLFGDVKVAEEGKLVITVDGDVAQLNGKNGEVECENEGLKERVRMAFRRIQGAVRPIPLTA
- the LOC109704637 gene encoding DNA polymerase delta subunit 4-like, with translation MASKDIKGFYRQTKKKGGGGQAKAKDKAAPSNSKKKEWGGKHTGGASVGAPDPAQTPALIAHGSLDLVDDYGEEEERLRQFDMDMRYGPCIGLGRLQRWERAAAMGLNPPPDVARILQRPSAALECLWDGRV